In one Alnus glutinosa chromosome 14, dhAlnGlut1.1, whole genome shotgun sequence genomic region, the following are encoded:
- the LOC133857346 gene encoding palmitoyl-acyl carrier protein thioesterase, chloroplastic has translation MVATAATSAFIPVPSPSPDSGAKATAKKLSNLGGMKSKSAGSSGGLQVKANAQAPPKINGTSVGLTTPVEGVRNECETSSPPPRTFINTLPDWSMLLAAITTIFLAAEKQWMMLDWKPRRPDMLIDPFGLGRIVQDGFVFRQNFSIRSYEIGADRTASIETLMNHLQESALNHVKGAGLLGDGFGSTPEMCKKNLIWVVTRMQVVVDRYPTWGDVVEVDTWVSPSGKNGMRRDWLLRDYKTGEILTRASSVWVMMNKKTRRLSKIPEEVRGEIEPYFMNSAPVVEEDSRKLQKLDDNTADYVRTGLTPRWSDLDVNQHVNNVKYIGWILESAPLPILESHELSAMTLEYRRECGRDSVLQSLTAVSGTGVGNLVNLDDIECQHLLRLEDGAEIVRGRTLWRPKYAKNFGTLGQVPAESS, from the exons ATGGTTGCGACTGCCGCTACTTCCGCATTTATTCCGgttccatctccatctccggaCTCTGGCGCCAAGGCCACCGCAAAAAAGCTTTCGAATTTGGGAGGAATGAAGTCGAAATCTGCTGGGTCCTCCGGTGGCTTGCAGGTCAAGGCAAATGCCCAAGCCCCTCCCAAAATAAACGGTACCTCGGTTGGTTTGACAACGCCAGTGGAAGGTGTGAGGAATGAGTGTGAAACGTCCTCGCCTCCCCCCAGGACTTTCATCAACACGTTACCTGATTGGAGCATGCTTCTTGCCGCTATCACCACAATCTTCTTGGCCGCGGAGAAGCAGTGGATGATGCTGGATTGGAAACCCAGGCGGCCCGACATGCTTATTGACCCTTTTGGTCTAGGGAGGATTGTTCAGGATGGTTTTGTGTTCCGGCAGAACTTTTCTATTAGATCATACGAAATAGGTGCTGATCGGACAGCGTCTATAGAGACGCTGATGAATCATTTACAG GAATCTGCCCTTAATCATGTTAAGGGTGCTGGACTTCTTGGTGACGGTTTTGGTTCAACGCCAGAGATGTGCAAAAAGAACCTGATATGGGTGGTTACACGGATGCAGGTTGTGGTAGATCGCTATCCTACTTG GGGTGATGTTGTTGAAGTGGACACTTGGGTTAGTCCATCTGGAAAGAATGGTATGCGGCGTGATTGGCTTCTACGGGATTACAAAACTGGCGAAATTCTTACAAGAGCCTCCAG TGTTTGGGTGAtgatgaataaaaaaacaaggaGGTTATCTAAGATTCCAGAAGAAGTTCGAGGGGAAATAGAGCCTTACTTTATGAATTCTGCTCCTGTTGTGGAAGAGGATAGCAGAAAACTACAAAAGCTTGACGATAATACAGCGGACTATGTCCGCACTGGGTTAACT CCTAGATGGAGTGATTTAGATGTCAACCAGCATGTTAACAATGTGAAGTACATTGGCTGGATCCTTGAG AGTGCTCCATTGCCAATCTTGGAGAGCCACGAGCTCTCTGCTATGACTTTGGAGTATAGGAGGGAGTGTGGGAGGGACAGCGTGCTGCAGTCTTTGACCGCCGTCTCCGGCACTGGCGTTGGTAATTTGGTGAATTTGGACGACATCGAGTGCCAGCACTTGCTTCGACTTGAGGATGGGGCCGAGATTGTGAGGGGGAGGACTTTGTGGAGGCCCAAATATGCCAAAAACTTTGGGACCCTTGGTCAGGTTCCAGCAGAAAGCTCTTAA